The Scomber japonicus isolate fScoJap1 chromosome 8, fScoJap1.pri, whole genome shotgun sequence genome has a segment encoding these proteins:
- the hbegfa gene encoding heparin-binding EGF-like growth factor a gives MRILSVVLLLVHALAVSRLANGAAVDRYESDRQRHTAVINFMDTTKDRRSEEENRRGVGATTVEYDQRGEEDYDDEYDYYGDEYEDGMSGDSELEAPRVAMSSKPQDPSAILEESTDGNRRRGKGRKKGKGKGKKRNPCLRKYKDFCIHGTCQYLRALRSPSCVCHPSYSGERCEFFTLPVERPQEGYNRTTALAVVAVVLSSICLTIIGLLLMLRFHKRGAYDVENEEKVKLGLASNH, from the exons ATGAGGATTTTGAGTGTTGTGCTCCTGCTGGTTCACGCCTTGG CGGTGTCCCGACTGGCCAATGGTGCTGCAGTTGACAGGTATGAGAGCGACAGGCAGCGGCACACGGCTGTTATCAACTTTATGGACACAACCAAAGACAGGAGGTCAGAGGAGGAGAACAGAAGAGGTGTGGGTGCAACAACAGTGGAGTATGATCAGAGAGGCGAAGAGGACTACGATGATGAATATGATTACTACGGAGATGAATATGAAGATGGCATGTCTGGGGATTCTGAACTAGAGGCGCCACGAG TTGCCATGTCAAGCAAACCCCAAGACCCATCTGCCATCCTGGAGGAAAGCACTGATGGaaacagaaggagaggaaaggggagaaaaaaggggaaaggcaaaggaaagaagaggaatcCTTGCCTGAGGAAGTATAAGGATTTCTGCATTCATGGCACCTGCCAGTACCTGAGGGCACTCCGTTCCCCTTCTTGTGT GTGCCACCCGAGCTACTCTGGGGAAAGGTGTGAGTTCTTCACTCTGCCCGTGGAGAGACCTCAGGAGGGCTACAACCGGACCACAGCTTTGGCTGTGGTGGCTGTGGTGTTGTCGTCCATCTGCCTCACCATCATAGGCCTCTTACTAATGCTCAG GTTTCACAAGCGAGGAGCGTATGATGTAGAGAATGAGGAGAAGGTCAAACTAGGGTTAGCGTCCAACCACTGA